A window of Acidobacteriota bacterium contains these coding sequences:
- the lepB gene encoding signal peptidase I gives MKSAWNLLWRYTLGAAVSVLLSLLLLLGFFRPFRVSGQSMAPTLGDRDLILVDRWAFRLGGPQRGDLVILTDPSGSGFLVKRVAGLPGDHPEALPASAGGVPDGFLYCVGDNAAESLDSRHLGPFPMDRVYGRVLVRIPERHAARVTTGGLAQAIGPAAPRKEPP, from the coding sequence ATGAAGTCGGCATGGAATCTGCTCTGGAGGTACACACTCGGGGCGGCCGTGTCGGTTCTTCTTTCGCTCCTGCTCCTGCTCGGTTTCTTCCGGCCCTTTCGAGTGTCCGGTCAGAGCATGGCGCCCACCCTCGGAGACCGGGACCTGATCCTCGTGGACCGTTGGGCCTTTCGCCTGGGGGGGCCCCAGCGAGGCGACCTCGTCATTCTGACGGACCCTTCCGGAAGCGGGTTCCTCGTCAAGCGCGTGGCCGGGCTTCCGGGGGATCACCCCGAGGCGCTTCCCGCCTCCGCCGGGGGAGTCCCCGACGGATTCCTCTATTGCGTCGGAGACAATGCCGCGGAAAGCCTGGACAGCCGGCACCTGGGGCCATTTCCCATGGACCGGGTTTATGGGCGGGTTCTCGTCCGCATTCCGGAGCGCCATGCCGCCCGCGTCACCACAGGGGGCCTCGCCCAGGCCATCGGGCCCGCGGCCCCTCGGAAAGAGCCGCCATGA
- a CDS encoding RNA chaperone Hfq codes for MMPSNSSRDGAKKPAPNREINIQNQILNFVRKDRSLITIFLVSGKKFVGQVLGFDRYTIHIRGRDYDQIVFKHAITNVSVPRHVMQKMTGGEGDEPMDGALPSSEGEDPIPEDDESQ; via the coding sequence ATGATGCCCTCGAACTCATCCAGAGATGGCGCGAAAAAGCCGGCGCCCAACCGTGAAATCAACATCCAGAACCAGATCCTCAATTTCGTCCGCAAGGATCGTTCCCTCATCACGATCTTCCTCGTCAGCGGGAAGAAGTTCGTCGGTCAGGTCCTTGGCTTCGACCGCTACACGATCCACATCCGCGGGCGCGACTACGACCAGATCGTCTTCAAGCACGCCATCACCAACGTGTCGGTTCCCCGCCACGTGATGCAGAAGATGACCGGTGGAGAGGGCGACGAGCCCATGGACGGGGCCCTTCCCTCCTCGGAGGGGGAGGACCCGATTCCCGAGGACGACGAGTCCCAATGA
- the miaA gene encoding tRNA (adenosine(37)-N6)-dimethylallyltransferase MiaA has translation MSPPDGALFPEGPLLAFVGPTATGKTRLAVEAALLLGGEIVSCDSMAVYKGFDIGTDKPSPAERRGVPHHLIDVAEPGSFYSAGSFRADALKALLDIWSRGRTAILVGGTGLYYRSLTRGLVSAPGRHGEIRERLSRRALARGPEGLHRILSRLDPDRAREVGPRDTLRIVRALEVRLLTGRPFSRWIRQDPAQKGVTPGLTVGLTAPKPFLYHRIERRVEEMMAAGLLDEVRRLREAGHLSGPASKAIGYGELASFLEGSLDLEEAVRRIKQRTRNLAKRQQAWFKKEEGIHWFDIQEEEWRDDALELIQRWREKAGAQP, from the coding sequence GTGAGCCCTCCTGACGGCGCCCTCTTCCCGGAGGGCCCTCTCCTCGCCTTCGTCGGTCCCACCGCCACGGGCAAGACCCGCCTGGCGGTGGAAGCGGCGCTCCTCCTCGGGGGAGAGATCGTCTCCTGCGATTCGATGGCCGTGTACAAGGGCTTCGACATCGGGACGGACAAGCCCTCCCCAGCGGAGCGCCGGGGGGTCCCCCACCACCTCATCGACGTCGCCGAGCCGGGGAGCTTCTACTCCGCGGGCTCGTTCCGGGCGGACGCGCTGAAGGCCCTTTTGGACATCTGGTCCCGGGGGCGGACGGCCATCCTCGTGGGTGGAACGGGCCTCTACTACCGGTCCCTAACGCGCGGGCTCGTCTCCGCGCCAGGACGGCACGGAGAAATAAGGGAAAGGCTCAGCCGCCGCGCCCTGGCGCGGGGCCCCGAAGGACTGCACCGGATCCTTTCCCGGCTGGACCCCGACCGCGCCCGCGAGGTGGGCCCCCGCGACACCCTGCGGATCGTACGGGCGCTCGAGGTGCGACTGCTGACCGGGAGGCCCTTTTCCAGGTGGATCCGGCAGGACCCGGCCCAAAAAGGAGTCACCCCGGGGCTCACGGTGGGTTTGACGGCACCCAAGCCCTTCCTCTACCATAGAATCGAGCGCCGGGTCGAGGAGATGATGGCCGCGGGCCTGCTGGATGAAGTCCGGCGGCTGAGGGAAGCGGGCCACCTTTCCGGACCCGCCTCCAAGGCCATCGGCTACGGGGAATTGGCGTCCTTCCTCGAAGGTTCCTTGGACCTGGAGGAGGCGGTCCGGCGAATCAAGCAGCGGACCCGGAACCTGGCCAAGCGCCAGCAAGCGTGGTTCAAGAAAGAAGAAGGAATTCATTGGTTCGATATCCAAGAGGAGGAATGGCGCGATGATGCCCTCGAACTCATCCAGAGATGGCGCGAAAAAGCCGGCGCCCAACCGTGA
- a CDS encoding DUF4388 domain-containing protein gives MSLGAVPLQGDYSQLGLPEILDFLKTTGKTGVLLVRNGTVTKTLHFKNGVVTFATSNVPEERFGDMLLRQGRISQAQFDEASRHVTRGKRLGKILVEMKALTPKDLWNEVRRQVQEIAFSILRWDSGSFQFFEGEEKAGENITTAISVPELLLEGLRRIEDPALFERYMPNKDVVFERVLPAHRPQGLHFEEYEKHVFRLVDGARSVQEVCDLSEIGEFETLKTLYIFFSIGFLHVKGRKDRFEEERRELKELGGLIRNYNEMFSFLYHYLLREVGPIAENILEKYLGRLKTVQPEVFGRVTIRSNGSLSEERLIENLRALQGDRQALLVQSLNEFLYSVLLAIRRTLGPDHETRVLETLRHTRKDLFREPS, from the coding sequence ATGAGCCTCGGAGCTGTTCCCCTCCAAGGCGACTACTCCCAGCTCGGCCTCCCCGAGATCCTGGACTTTCTCAAGACCACCGGGAAGACCGGCGTCCTCCTCGTCCGGAACGGGACCGTGACGAAGACCCTTCACTTCAAGAACGGCGTCGTCACCTTCGCCACCTCCAATGTGCCCGAAGAACGCTTCGGGGACATGCTCCTGCGCCAAGGCCGGATCAGCCAGGCCCAATTCGACGAGGCCAGCCGCCACGTGACCCGAGGCAAGCGGCTGGGCAAGATTCTCGTGGAAATGAAAGCGCTCACCCCCAAGGACCTCTGGAACGAGGTCCGGCGCCAGGTGCAGGAGATCGCCTTTTCCATCCTCCGTTGGGATTCGGGGTCGTTCCAGTTTTTCGAAGGGGAGGAGAAGGCGGGCGAGAACATCACGACGGCCATTTCCGTCCCGGAGCTTCTCCTGGAAGGTCTCCGACGCATCGAGGACCCGGCTCTTTTCGAACGCTACATGCCCAACAAGGACGTGGTCTTCGAGCGGGTGCTTCCGGCCCACCGCCCCCAGGGCCTCCACTTCGAGGAATACGAGAAGCACGTCTTCCGCCTGGTGGACGGGGCACGCAGCGTCCAGGAAGTGTGCGACCTGAGCGAAATCGGGGAGTTCGAGACGCTCAAGACACTGTATATCTTCTTCTCCATCGGGTTCCTCCACGTCAAGGGCCGGAAGGACCGGTTCGAGGAGGAGCGCCGCGAGTTGAAAGAACTGGGCGGCCTCATCCGCAATTACAACGAAATGTTCTCCTTCCTGTACCACTACCTTCTGCGTGAAGTCGGGCCCATCGCGGAGAACATCCTGGAGAAGTACCTCGGACGCCTCAAGACCGTTCAACCGGAGGTTTTCGGGAGAGTCACCATCCGGAGCAACGGATCCCTCTCCGAGGAACGGCTGATCGAGAACCTGCGGGCCCTTCAAGGGGATCGCCAGGCCCTCCTGGTGCAGTCCCTCAACGAGTTCCTCTACAGCGTGCTCCTGGCCATTCGAAGGACCCTCGGGCCGGACCACGAGACCCGGGTCCTGGAGACCCTCCGCCACACGCGAAAAGACCTTTTCCGTGAGCCCTCCTGA